The Poriferisphaera corsica DNA segment TTGATTGGGATTTCATGGCCGACCACATCCAACAGCACGCCATGACGATCCCTCCAGGCATCAATTACCAGAACATCCAGAAAGCGATTCAACCGACACCGCATTCCAGCAACAAGAACACCATTCATCTCGCATGGGCTGGCCGCTGGGAACACGATAAACGCCCCGATTTATTCTTTGAGGCAATCAAAAAACTTCAGCATAAAAATCTCCCCTTCAAAATCTCAGTTCTCGGCGAATCCTTCTCTCAAGTTCCTGATTGCTTCCAGAAAGCTAAAACCTCCTTCGCCGACAACATCGTTCACTGGGGCTACCAACCAACAGCGGCCGACTATTTCCACGCGCTCTCACAAGCTGATCTATTCATCTCAACCGCTGATCATGAATTTTTCGGCCTCGCTGTCGCTGAAGCCGCCGCGGCAGGTTGCGGGCTCCTTTTACCCCGCGCACTGGCCTACCCCGAAATTTGGGGCGCAGTAGAAGGTAAAGGTGTCACTTTTTACGATACCCCCGAATCCTTGCCACATATCCTGCAAGAAACGAGTGAACGATTTTCATCGACATCAAAAGAGAGCTTTATCACTCAGTCATCCGCAGCAGATTTCGATTGGCTGAACATCGCTCACAGGCTCGATCGCTGCTTCGAAGCATAACACCTACTTATGCTTCATGTATTCAAACCGCATCAGCACATGAATATCCTGCTTATCGCTAGGCTCATTCGTTTCATCAATCAGTATCTCGAAGTTTGGCAATGTCTCTTCAGAAAACTTCAAATATCTGAATTTCGTCATCTTCTCAAACAATTCCAACCACTTTCCAGCCTGCACCTTCTCACGATCAGTAATCCATGTACGATTCTGTAATAACGGTGCTGTCGCCAACCATTCATCAAGGACTGAAGATTCAAAATACAACGAGACTGTGACATGCATATGGACATATGGGCCGCTACGAGAAAACCCACCACTTCTGCAATCTCTTGGTATCTCTAAACCCTGTACCTTATTAAGCTCATATAACAAAGAATAACTAAGCTTGCCCGGCCGCTCTACCGGTTCAGGCAACTGAACCACCGGATGGGGTTCCCTCACAGGTCTAATTGTTACTTTTCGCTTTGGGATAGCAATATGAGTATAAACAGAAGCAACTGCAATGGTTAAACAAATTGCAAGCACCATACTCACAACCACATAGAGAGCGATCTTACGCAAACCTTCCTGTCTCTGTTCTAACCTCATCTATGGCCCCGAAATTCTCCCCCCCACGCCTAAACCTTCTCATATTGCTCAATCAACTTCAAAAATGGCTCATACTCCTCATGGCCCGCCTTGATCATCGCCTCCACCATCTCGCGCGGCGTTGCCCCGTCTGCCTTCTGCGCTCTCACCTCTGCCCCCGCCTTAAGCAGCATCTCCGCAATCGCCAACTGATTCTCCGTCACCGCCACATGCAGCGCTGTCGCCCGCGCCTTCGTCGGCCCTGCCGCAAATCGCGTTCGACCATTCACATTCGAACCCACCTCGATCAACACCTCAACCACATCCGCTTTCCCTAACCGCACCGCATGATGCAACGGCAACCACAATTCCTCACCCCATGGCCGCTCATAAGCCATATGACGATGTACCGCCGTCGAATGTTGCTCAGCTAACGCCCTGATCCCGTCTAAATCCCCCGCCTCAATCAAATCCATAAAACTTACTGCATCACTCATCGCTGATTTCCCTTTCTTCAATCTCATTCTATCACGACCATTCAAACACCGCGATGCAGCACAACCGCCCATCACATTCATGAGCTTTTTATAAATCCTCTGATCACAGAATAAAAACCCCCACATTATCGGCTATCACAATCAACGATTCACCTCATAAGACCTATCTCACCGATATCCCATAAGTGATCACCTTATAACCACTTGGATCACATGAGTCTGCCTCAACAACACATCCACTCAAACTAAAAGCATTCGGCAGATTCACACTATCCGTAATTTACAATGGCGCGTACAATCGTGGTGTTTACAGTTGTACCAGCCAACTCCCCCTCCAGGGTGCAACCAAAGAGTTGACGTTTCCTGCCGATATCCGTTCGACTCACAGGACTTTTTTCAGCATGGCTAAGACCGAAATCACCTCAAACGAATCTCTCAAGCCTACACATAAACCACGCGCCTCAAAATCGCGTCGTGCAGAACCACTGCTCATGGAAATCTCATGGGAAGTCTGCAACCAGCTCGGCGGTATCTACACCGTCCTACGATCCAAAACCCCCTCCATGGTCACACGCTGGTCAAACCGCTACTGCCTCATCGGCCCATACAATCACGACAAAGCTCAAGTCGAATTTGAACCCGCACCACTCGTCGGCCCCATCGGTCAAACCGTCAAACAACTCCGCGACATGGGCATCGGCGCACACTACGGCCGCTGGCTCGTCTCAGGTCGACCTAACGTCGTCCTCCTCGAATCCGACAAAGCCTACCAATACCTCGATAAAATCAAGTACCGCCTCTACGCCGATCACGGCATCTCCACAGACAACACCGCCGAACCTCTCGTCGATCAAGTCCTCACCTTCGCCGAAGTCGTCCGCATCTTCCTCCAAACACTCGCAGAAAAAGAATCGCACCGCCGCGATCTCATCGCTCACTGCCATGAATGGATGGCCGGCCCCGTCATCCCCATGCTCCGTCACGAAAATTGGCCCGGCGCACTCGTCTTCACCACCCACGCCACCATCCTCGGCCGCTACCTCGCCATGAACGATCATCAATTCTATGATCACCTCTCATTTTTCGATGACGATGAAGAAGCCAAACACTTCAACATCCAAGCGCAACACCAACTCGAACGCGCAGCCGCCCACGGCTCACACGTCTTCACAACCGTCTCCGACGTCACCGCCGAAGAATGCACCCATCTCCTCGGCCGCACCCCCGATGTTCTCCTACCCAACGGACTCAACATCAATCGCTTCGCCGCGCTCCACGAATTCCAAAACCTCCATCAAGACTATAAGAAGCGCATCCATCAATTCACCATGGGTCACTTCTTCCCCTCCTACACCTTCGACCTCGACAACACACTCTACTTCTACACCTCCGGCCGATACGAGTACCGCAACAAGGGCATGGATCTCACCATCGAAGCCCTCGCCCGCCTCAATCACCGTCTCAAAGAAGCCGGCTCACCCGTCAACGTCATCTTCTTCCTCATCACACGCGCCCCCATCCACTCCATCAACGTCCACACACTCCAATCCCGCGCCATGCTCGAAGAGTTCCGCACCACCGCCGACCACATCAAAGAAGAGATCGGCGACCGCCTCTTCGAAGCCGCCGCACAAGGTCACATCCCCGACTTCAACACCCTCACCGAAGATTACTTCCGCCTCCGTCTTCGCCGCGCCATCCACGCATGGAAAAGCGAAGCACTCCCATCCGTCGTCACCCACGACCTCATCGAAGATCATTCCGACGACGTCCTCTGCCAACTCCGCTCATGCAACCTGGTCAACCATCAGCACGACCCAGTTAAATTCATCTACCACCCCGACTTCATCAACGCCACCAACCCGCTCTTCGGCATCGACTACGATCAATTCGTACGCGGCTGCCATCTCGGCGTCTTCCCCTCCTACTACGAACCTTGGGGCTATACACCGCTCGAATCCATCGCACTCGGCGTCCCCGCCATCACCTCCGACCTCTCAGGCTTCGGCTCATACCTTGCGCAACTCCTACCAGACCACGACGAAAAAGGTATCGGCGTCGTCTCCCGTCGCTATCACGATTTTGAGTATGCCGCCAACCAGCTCGCCGACATGATGTTTAAGTATTGCCAACTCTCTCGCCGTGAACGCATCAGCCTCCGCAACACCGTCGAATCATTCAGCGAGCACTTCGATTGGCATAACTTAGGCCGCCGCTACCACGAAGCCCACGAACTCGCCCTCGACCGCTTCCACGCATAACCTAAAATACTATGCAATGAGAGTTGCGTATATTGCGTAAGCCGTAGTTGCAATGATAAACAACATGATTGCAATAATGCTAGCCTTTGATTCAGATGTTTCGATGGGTTGCCAATCAAACATCTTTAAATACGCATCATCTTCATTGAGATAAAAAATGAATGCGCGTTGAATATCGACAATACTCTCTTCGCAATGATATTGCTGCTCGCCCTCGCGATATTCAATCGTCGTACCTGCCGCTTGCATAAACGATTCTTCATTTTTGCTCAGAATAACATAATCACATTTCTTTTCGTTCATGCCAGCAAGTGCTTCAATCACCTCAGCCTCAATTGCCTGCTCACTCACAACCTGATCTTCACATTCTAATATCACGATAGATGCTCCATTCTTTTTACTCAAGCATACTTCTCAAACCCATGTTCATCCGCACACAACAGCCGTAAAAACTTTGGATGAATAAACAATTTGTCACGACCAATCGTTCGCTCTTCTAAAATCCCGATATCACACAAGCTTTTCAAATACACCGAAGCAGTCTGCCGCTTTGCGATCTTCGACTCCACCAAATCACTGATCCGGCAATACGGCTGCTGAAACAGCACATCATTCAACTCATGCGAATAAATCTTCGGCAAACTATCTCGTAGATAGTGTTTCGTTTCTAACATCAAATCTGCAATCGCCTCGATCTTCGCGCACGTCCACATCGCCGTGTCCGTAACCGCATTCACCATAAACAAAATCCAAGGCTGCCAATTCCCCTCCTCCGTCACACCGCGAATCCGATCATAATAAATCCGCTTCAGATCCACGATATAGCGGCTCAAATACAACACCGGTATCTCAAGCAACCGCTCTTTCAACAAAAACAAAATGTTCAGGATTCGCCCCGTTCGACCATTCCCATCATCAAACGGATGGATCGCCTCAAACTGGTAATGCCCCACCGCCAATCTAACCAACGGATCGACTTCCTTAAAATTGTTCATGAACTGTTCCCAGTTCGCCAACTTCTGTCGCAACACCCCTTCCCCCTCCGGCGGCGTATACACCACTTCCTTCGATGCCGTATTCCTGATATGCACACCCGGATTTTGCCGCAGCGTAATCTTCTCATCACGCAAAATCTGACACATCTCCAGCGCCATCTTCGCCGTCAGCGGCCGCCTCCGTATCTCACGATAACCATGCTGCAACGCCGTCCGATACCGATACGCTTCCTTCGTCTCCGGATCCGTATCGCGCTCGCTTTGAAGCGCCGCCAACTTAAACAGCTCATCCGACGTCGTCACAATATTCTCAATTTCCGAGCTGCCCTGCGCCTCCAAGAGCGGGATCGTATTGATCAAAACCGTCTGATTCGGGATCCGTTTCCCCGCCTGCTTCAGTTCCGCCAATGCCGCATGCGCACGGATACACGCCTTCAAAATCTCCCGGTTCTCCAGCTCCACCCCCGCCGGCGGCAAAAGCGGCAAATCGTTATAAGGCCGATCCTTACGATACATCACCTGACCATCTCCATCTAACGCGTTATGCAAAATTACTTCCTCGTCATCCAGTCGATCATAAGGTTGATTGATCTGGGCAATATTCACGCAAATAGGCTAAAACCCAGCAAACATCTAAAACATGTTTACATTTTTAATATTTATCGACACATTCACAGCATATGTACACAGCATCAGTACGTCAATCACTTCGATCCACACACGTAATTACCGCGCCCCCCATCTCACAACACCGCCTTCTCAATTATATAACCACTTGATTAAGCTATACTTAAGATAAGATCATCTTTCCGTCCCACCTCACAACTACCGTTCCCACTTTGCTTTCCAATCCTCATCCGCCGGGAACCGCTTCTCATTCTTCGCCAGCTTCGCGAAATACGCCTCCGCCAGATCAATCCCCGCCACGTTCGCCAGCTCCATGCAGTACATCAGCACATCCGCCAATTCCTCAGCCACCTCCGCCTTCACCTCATCCCGCTGCATCGCCTCATCCGCCTGCGCCTCACTGAGCCACTGAAAATGCTCCATGATCTCAGCCGCCTCGATCGCGATACTCATCGCCAGATGTTTAGGCCGGTGATACTTCTCCCAGTCCCGCGCCTTCGCAAACGCAAGCACCGCCTCCTTCATCTCACCCACCGTCGTCTCCGCATCACACTTCTTCATCGCTCACTCCTTCCCCCCCCTGTTTTATCATCAATCTACTGACAGAAATCTATTTGTCAGGCTTCCGGGGGGTCATTGTCGCTCGGAACCGTGTATTCTGAAAAATCCCGCCATTCTCAAACACTTCTTGGGTCACTTTAAACACCTGCCCCGCGATCTCAATCATCGTCCCGCGACCATAATATTTCATTTTCACTTCAGTCTTCCCACCAGCATCTGTCACCCCTTCATCCCCCTCCGGAGCAAACGGCCACCACCATCCCGGCTCCGCATAACTCACCTCCACCGCCACATTCTTAATTGGCTGCCGCGTCTTCTGCTGTCGCACATCCACCTCCATCATCTGATACCCCGAACAACCTACCCCCCCTATTAGAGCCACGACTCCCAACATCAACATTCCAAATAAATTCATTTTCATATCCATTCACTCCTTTTCATCTTCCTCATCATCCAACCCATACCCTCGCTCTTCCAACACATCCCCCATCACCTGCCTCCGCTTATGAATCACCACCCAAACAATCGCCACCGCGCCAATCAATAACCCCCAACTCACAAGCATCAACCAACCAGCACCACTGCCAACACCGCTCACCCGCAAGATCGCCAACACAAAAAACAACCCCATAGCCAGCGCAAGCCAACCCCGTGTCCGCCGAGTCACCTCTCGCCGAACATCCTTTCGCTCATCCCATTCCAATTCATCCAGTACGTCTCTCGGATTCCGCATAACCACCTTTTTAATGCATACATCTCATGCTGTCATCTTCCCTTCCCCCCTCGCTCATTCATCCCCCATGATTCGCCTTCTCGAAAATCTCACGAAGCAACTTCTCCTCCGCACCCGTCAACATCACCCCGCGCCGCTCCATCATCAGCTTCGCCGTCATCACAAACTTATCCCATTCATATGCACTACGCACCATCCCGTCAGGCCCATCCGTGTAAAAACCAAACGGCTTTGCATACTTCGGCGTAAAGTGCGACCCCGCAAACATACACCCACTCCCCAAAACAGCACCCGTATTCACACGCGTTCCAATCCCCGTCCTCACAAAGTCCCCAACAATCGGCCCCTGGAACTGCCTCCCACTATCCTCAACCTCCAACTCTTCTCTCAACCTGATCCGCACTTTCCCATACGTGTTCTTCAAGTTACTGACGTTCGTATTCGCCCCAAGATTCACCCATTCCCCAATCATCGCCATTCCCAAGAATCCATCATGCACCTTATTCGAGTAACCCTGCATCACCACACCACTAATCTCACCACCAACCTTACACCATGGCCCGATCACCGTGTTCCTGCGAATACTCGTATGTGACACCAACACCGAATTCGGCCCAACATAGCACGGCCCCTGCAACACCGTCAGCGGATTAATCTCCGCACCCTCATCAATCACCACCGGCCCATACGTCGCGTCAACCACCGTATAAGGCAGCAACTTCGCACTACTCGCAACACGCATCTCATGACTACCATGAGCCGTGATATTTACGTGATCCGATTCCTTAATCACCGGCAACTCGATCGCCGCCAAATCCAACAACAACGCATCCGGCATCTCATCCAACGCATGCCACGGCCTCTCCAACAATGTCCGCACATCACTCCCACCAATCATCCGCACACTCGCCCCACCATGCGGATACGGAAACCCGCCACTCAAAAATCGGCTCACCACCTCGCCTTTCCCCTTCATCGCAATCACATCACCACTCCGCCGATCCACCAGCGCACCGCAACCGATCCCATTAAAGTTTTCCAACCCCGTGGACATGAACTCCTTCACCGTGTCAATATCCTGCACCGCATTCCACCGCCCATTCACAGCCATCCACACCTCTTCCCCATCATCCCCCCCACCAACCAATTCATTGACCACCACACCGTCCCCCCAATCATCCCCCTTCACCCGCTCAGTCATCACTTCATACAATCCATCCTTCACCCAAACACCACTCACTTTCGTACCAAGCGTTCGCTCGATCCGTTCGCGTATCGTGATCG contains these protein-coding regions:
- a CDS encoding tRNA-queuosine alpha-mannosyltransferase domain-containing protein, with the protein product MKPSILFLQPYHAGSHQSFLQEWMLNSRHNIIALTLPGYAWKWRIRHAGITFANHITRILNHLPIASDTQVKCISNFSSSSDTSSRRITEHTLSKQNLEHIGQGGHIFSTSMMNLADFRATAPALIAQRPMSQYFHENQFAYPLRSKHGGDVHFGISQIISAHTALQSTGHVIFNSTFNRDTLLNGFHSLNAKAGKLKHVDWDFMADHIQQHAMTIPPGINYQNIQKAIQPTPHSSNKNTIHLAWAGRWEHDKRPDLFFEAIKKLQHKNLPFKISVLGESFSQVPDCFQKAKTSFADNIVHWGYQPTAADYFHALSQADLFISTADHEFFGLAVAEAAAAGCGLLLPRALAYPEIWGAVEGKGVTFYDTPESLPHILQETSERFSSTSKESFITQSSAADFDWLNIAHRLDRCFEA
- a CDS encoding ankyrin repeat domain-containing protein, translating into MSDAVSFMDLIEAGDLDGIRALAEQHSTAVHRHMAYERPWGEELWLPLHHAVRLGKADVVEVLIEVGSNVNGRTRFAAGPTKARATALHVAVTENQLAIAEMLLKAGAEVRAQKADGATPREMVEAMIKAGHEEYEPFLKLIEQYEKV
- a CDS encoding glycosyltransferase, with the protein product MAKTEITSNESLKPTHKPRASKSRRAEPLLMEISWEVCNQLGGIYTVLRSKTPSMVTRWSNRYCLIGPYNHDKAQVEFEPAPLVGPIGQTVKQLRDMGIGAHYGRWLVSGRPNVVLLESDKAYQYLDKIKYRLYADHGISTDNTAEPLVDQVLTFAEVVRIFLQTLAEKESHRRDLIAHCHEWMAGPVIPMLRHENWPGALVFTTHATILGRYLAMNDHQFYDHLSFFDDDEEAKHFNIQAQHQLERAAAHGSHVFTTVSDVTAEECTHLLGRTPDVLLPNGLNINRFAALHEFQNLHQDYKKRIHQFTMGHFFPSYTFDLDNTLYFYTSGRYEYRNKGMDLTIEALARLNHRLKEAGSPVNVIFFLITRAPIHSINVHTLQSRAMLEEFRTTADHIKEEIGDRLFEAAAQGHIPDFNTLTEDYFRLRLRRAIHAWKSEALPSVVTHDLIEDHSDDVLCQLRSCNLVNHQHDPVKFIYHPDFINATNPLFGIDYDQFVRGCHLGVFPSYYEPWGYTPLESIALGVPAITSDLSGFGSYLAQLLPDHDEKGIGVVSRRYHDFEYAANQLADMMFKYCQLSRRERISLRNTVESFSEHFDWHNLGRRYHEAHELALDRFHA
- the fic gene encoding protein adenylyltransferase Fic yields the protein MYRKDRPYNDLPLLPPAGVELENREILKACIRAHAALAELKQAGKRIPNQTVLINTIPLLEAQGSSEIENIVTTSDELFKLAALQSERDTDPETKEAYRYRTALQHGYREIRRRPLTAKMALEMCQILRDEKITLRQNPGVHIRNTASKEVVYTPPEGEGVLRQKLANWEQFMNNFKEVDPLVRLAVGHYQFEAIHPFDDGNGRTGRILNILFLLKERLLEIPVLYLSRYIVDLKRIYYDRIRGVTEEGNWQPWILFMVNAVTDTAMWTCAKIEAIADLMLETKHYLRDSLPKIYSHELNDVLFQQPYCRISDLVESKIAKRQTASVYLKSLCDIGILEERTIGRDKLFIHPKFLRLLCADEHGFEKYA
- a CDS encoding nucleotide pyrophosphohydrolase translates to MKKCDAETTVGEMKEAVLAFAKARDWEKYHRPKHLAMSIAIEAAEIMEHFQWLSEAQADEAMQRDEVKAEVAEELADVLMYCMELANVAGIDLAEAYFAKLAKNEKRFPADEDWKAKWER
- a CDS encoding putative sugar nucleotidyl transferase, whose product is MGQKLYIFDDGKGEFGPLADRRAIFEMRTGAITIRERIERTLGTKVSGVWVKDGLYEVMTERVKGDDWGDGVVVNELVGGGDDGEEVWMAVNGRWNAVQDIDTVKEFMSTGLENFNGIGCGALVDRRSGDVIAMKGKGEVVSRFLSGGFPYPHGGASVRMIGGSDVRTLLERPWHALDEMPDALLLDLAAIELPVIKESDHVNITAHGSHEMRVASSAKLLPYTVVDATYGPVVIDEGAEINPLTVLQGPCYVGPNSVLVSHTSIRRNTVIGPWCKVGGEISGVVMQGYSNKVHDGFLGMAMIGEWVNLGANTNVSNLKNTYGKVRIRLREELEVEDSGRQFQGPIVGDFVRTGIGTRVNTGAVLGSGCMFAGSHFTPKYAKPFGFYTDGPDGMVRSAYEWDKFVMTAKLMMERRGVMLTGAEEKLLREIFEKANHGG